The following coding sequences lie in one Biomphalaria glabrata chromosome 18, xgBioGlab47.1, whole genome shotgun sequence genomic window:
- the LOC106074045 gene encoding craniofacial development protein 2-like, with amino-acid sequence MTEIFSNDGQNGVFCFATWNVRSIQCTKSFVNVSSVIDKSNADIVCLQETKFGYNKPFEINNYKYVLKHETQKMPYGMGFAIRKSLWLNITVDPNPSERLCSLSLKTAWGNIHIINVYAPSEVKREKEKEEELKREKDEFYRQLKEKFMVLPDSDYVFLLGDFNAQVGRNHSSWSTCIGEFGLRQMNDNGQRLLEFCSCHKLCVTNTYYEGPDENKYTWIHHNPKASNIQIDLCLIRHEHLKTLIETKSIPMDKKDHLMVTCHVNLSSQNEIKPFFYEPLLNFLIDQCQYLDHGTILMEHQLRDFMIRVPSRIFFRAPYQFEKSMRMPKKKFTPRATWIDLH; translated from the exons ATGACTGAGATATTTAGTAATG ATGGACAGAATGGTGTCTTTTGTTTCGCTACTTGGAACGTACGTTCTATTCAATGCACAAAAAGTTTCGTAAATGTTTCATCTGTTATAGACAAAAGTAACGCTGATATAGTCTGCCTGCAAGAAACAAAATTTGGGTACAATAAACCTTTTGAAATCAATAACTATAAGTATGTTTTGAAACACGAGACACAAAAAATGCCATACGGGATGGGATTTGCCATTAGAAAGTCCCTTTGGCTGAATATAACTGTAGATCCAAATCCATCTGAAAGATTGTGCTCACTTTCTTTAAAAACGGCTTGGGGAAACATACACATTATAAATGTATACGCCCCTTCAGAGGtaaaaagagaaaaggaaaaagaagaagaactgaaaagagaaaaagatgaaTTTTATCGTCAACTGAAGGAGAAATTCATGGTTCTTCCAGACTCCGACTACGTTTTCCTTCTTGGGGATTTCAACGCGCAAGTTGGAAGAAACCATTCGTCATGGTCGACCTGCATTGGAGAATTTGGTTTGagacaaatgaatgacaatggACAAAGGTTGCTAGAGTTTTGTAGTTGTCACAAATTGTGTGTCACTAATACGTACTACGAAGGACCTGACGAAAATAAATATACATGGATACACCATAATCCAAAAGCTTCAAATATTCAAATAGATTTGTGTCTTATTCGTCATGAGCATTTGAAAACACTGATTGAGACTAAATCAATACCGATGGATAAAAAAGATCATTTGATGGTTACTTGTCACGTCAATCTGTCAtcacaaaatgaaataaagccCTTCTTTTATGAACCCCTATTGAACTTTCTAATTGACCAATGTCAATACTtagaccatggaactatactaatggaacaccagcttcgagattttatgatcagagtgccgtcgcgcatcttttttcgcgcaccataccaatttgaaaaatcgatgaggatgccaaagaagaaatttactccgagagccacttggattgaccttcattga